From Dioscorea cayenensis subsp. rotundata cultivar TDr96_F1 chromosome 22, TDr96_F1_v2_PseudoChromosome.rev07_lg8_w22 25.fasta, whole genome shotgun sequence, a single genomic window includes:
- the LOC120252723 gene encoding translation initiation factor eIF-2B subunit epsilon, whose translation MAPKKVARSASSDDPEELARVPLQAVLLADSFATKFRPITLERPKVLLPLVNVPMIEYTLAWLESVGVEEVFVFCCAHANQVKDYLNKSQWIKPPSSFSFSVSTIESHDAISAGDALRVIYNRSVIRGDFILVSGDTVSNMDLTQALQEHKDRRKKDPLAVMTMVIKHAKPSSTTLQTRLGTDEIIIGIHPETKELLYYEDKADHLQRVISLDKTLLMENPALRLHNDKQDCFIDICSPEVLSLFTDNFDYQHLRRHFVKGLLVDDIMGYKIFTYETHASYAARVENFRSYDTISKDIIQRWTYPFVPDVQYLGIGYQAKLERQGIYRAPDVILSRSAHVGAFSFVGNGTTIGDHSHISTSVIGQRCVIGKNVVIESSYIWDNVTIEDGCKLSHALVSDGVQLKAGVILESGVILSFKVEVGQKLVIPAYSKVSVLPQPCKQDSDEELEYADATGGVIESPSISSVANARNQDLLSDMLDVPGSDANKVGISGVGYIWSVSEAEHDEEWRFSIAPIPKEKLEKFSQSAHDDNDEVNQDESSIPASGELIPDSDGTDFDGGVGEDYHDSADFENEVEATFRRALAGVDVQNVILEISSLRLSYNMSHADCAGALFYAIMKSASDISYSNNTELSANTKMEINKWKNLLKNYIKSQDEEIEVIMKFEEICLETIREFRLLFTDILHHLYEEDIITEDAILSWENEKQGADESDKIFVKQAEHFIKWLKEASEEDEDEDEDD comes from the exons ATGGCGCCGAAGAAGGTCGCGAGATCGGCCTCCTCCGATGATCCGGAGGAGCTCGCCCGTGTCCCTCTACAGGCTGTTCTCCTCGCTGACAGCTTCGCCACCAAGTTCCGCCCCATCACTCTCGAGCGCCCGAAG GTGTTGCTACCGCTGGTGAACGTGCCGATGATTGAGTACACGCTGGCGTGGCTGGAGTCTGTTGGTGTTGAGGAGGTCTTCGTCTTCTGCTGCGCCCATGCAAACCAGGTCAAGGACTACCTCAACAAGTCCCAGTGGATCAAGCCTccctcctccttctctttctcCGTTTCCACCATCGAATCCCACGATGCCATTAGTGCTGGTGATGCTCTCCGCGTCATCTACAACCGCAGCGTT ATACGTGGAGATTTTATCCTTGTTAGTGGCGACACTGTCAGCAACATGGACCTCACTCAGGCTCTTCAAGAACATAAGGATAGGAGGAAGAAAGATCCGCTGGCTGTAATGACAATGGTCATCAAGCATGCGAAGCCTTCTTCTACAACCCTTCAGACCAGGCTTGGCACTGATGAGATTATTATCGGCATCCATCCAGAGACGAAGGAGCTTTTGTACTACGAGGACAAGGCAGATCACTTGCAGCGGGTCATATCATTGGATAAGACATTGCTCATGGAAAATCCGGCTCTTCGTTTGCACAATGATAAACAG gattGTTTCATAGATATATGCTCTCCTGAAGTTCTTAGTCTTTTCACAGATAATTTCGATTATCAACATCTTCGCCGTCATTTTGTGAAGGGATTGCTTGTTGATGAT ATTATGGGATATAAAATTTTTACGTATGAGACTCATGCAAGTTATGCGGCTAGAGTAGAGAATTTCAGGAGCTATGATACAATCAGCAAAGATATAATCCAGAGGTGGACGTATCCATTTGTTCCAGATGTTCAATATCTTGGAATTGGCTATCAGGCTAAGCTTGAAAGACAAGGAATCTATCGAGCTCCTG ATGTCATCCTATCACGCTCTGCGCATGTTGGTGCCTTCTCTTTTGTTGGAAATGGAACCACTATTGGTGATCATAGTCATATCTCAACGTCAGTTATTGGTCAAAGATGCGTTATTGGGAAGAATGTTGTGATCGAAAGTTCCTACATTTGGGATAATGTCACAATTGAAGATGGGTGTAAGCTAAGTCATGCATTGGTTAGTGATGGGGTACAACTGAAGGCTGGTGTAATATTGGAATCTGGTGTTATATTATCTTTTAAG GTTGAGGTTGGGCAGAAGCTTGTCATTCCTGCTTACTCAAAAGTTTCCGTACTTCCTCAACCATGCAAGCAAGATAGTGATGAGGAGCTGGAGTATGCTGATGCCACCGGTGGAGTTATTGAAAGTCCAT CAATTTCAAGTGTGGCAAATGCTCGAAATCAGGATCTTTTGTCCGATATGCTAGATGTACCAGGCTCAGACGCAAATAAG GTTGGTATTTCTGGAGTTGGTTACATATGGTCAGTTTCTGAGGCAGAACATGATGAAGAGTGGAGATTTTCGATTGCACCAATCCCTAAAGAAAAACTTGAGAAGTTCTCTCAAAGTGCtcatgatgataatgatgaagtTAACCAAGATGAAAGCAGTATTCCAGCTTCTGGAGAATTAATTCCTGATTCTGATGGTACTGATTTTGATGGAGGTGTGGGGGAAGATTATCATGATTCTGCTGATTTTGAAAATGAG GTTGAGGCAACTTTCCGTAGGGCTCTTGCTGGAGTTGACGTTCAAAATGTGATTTTAGAAATTAGTTCACTACG GTTGTCATACAATATGTCACATGCAGATTGTGCTGGTGCACTGTTTTATGCTATTATGAAGTCAGCTTCGGATATTTCCTACTCTAATAACA CTGAGCTATCTGCAAATACCAAGATGGAAATTAACAAGTGGAAGAATCTTTTGAAGAACTATATTAAGAGCCAGGATGAAGAG ATTGAAGTTATAATGAAATTTGAGGAGATTTGCTTAGAGACCATCAGAGAATTCCGTCTTTTGTTTACAGAT ATATTGCACCACCTGTATGAGGAGGACATTATAACAGAAGATGCAATTCTCTCCTGGGAAAATGAGAAACAA